One window from the genome of Pararhizobium gei encodes:
- a CDS encoding nicotinate phosphoribosyltransferase, with the protein MSNLILNTDSYKFSHFLQYPPGTSAISAYIESRGQYEQPDVQFFGLQMFLKDYLGRPVSRADVEEAEAIVHAHGQPFNREGWMHIVDRHGGYLPLAIEALAEGSLVRRGVPMVQVVNTDPAAFWLVSHIETALLRAVWYPSSVASNVRKVKRILQPMLEKTCDDPAAVLPLMLHDFGARGVGALEQAGLGGAAHLIHFRATDTMAGVLNARRCYGASMAGISMPASEHSAMTAWGVDREVDAYRNMIERFAGSGDFAVVSDSFDIDHAVSDVWGRTLRDEVRASGGRLFIRPDSGDPIETPVHVIKQLDYRFGSTLNGKGYKVLDKSVRVLQGDGVSNADVSQILGRLEAFGFSAENIRFGMGSSLLQKVNRDTYSFAMKTNARQDDQGHWHDVFKRPATMNVKASKAGRQAVVEGPSGLEAVRLDELKARYNHLQPVWRDGALLKDWNFEEIRARA; encoded by the coding sequence ATGTCCAATCTCATTCTCAATACGGACAGCTACAAGTTCAGCCACTTCCTGCAATATCCGCCCGGAACCTCCGCAATCTCGGCCTATATCGAGAGCCGTGGTCAATATGAGCAGCCCGACGTCCAGTTTTTCGGGCTCCAGATGTTCCTGAAGGATTATCTCGGCAGGCCCGTATCGCGCGCCGATGTCGAAGAGGCAGAGGCAATCGTGCATGCGCATGGCCAGCCGTTCAATCGCGAAGGCTGGATGCATATCGTCGATCGGCACGGAGGCTATCTTCCTCTGGCGATCGAAGCGCTTGCCGAGGGTAGCCTGGTCCGGCGCGGCGTGCCCATGGTGCAGGTCGTGAATACCGATCCGGCTGCGTTCTGGCTCGTATCCCATATCGAGACGGCGCTTTTGCGGGCTGTCTGGTATCCCTCTTCCGTGGCCAGCAATGTCCGGAAGGTCAAACGCATCCTTCAGCCGATGCTCGAAAAGACCTGCGACGACCCTGCCGCTGTCCTGCCTCTCATGCTGCACGATTTCGGTGCCCGCGGCGTTGGTGCGCTGGAACAGGCAGGCCTTGGCGGTGCCGCGCACCTGATCCATTTCCGCGCCACGGATACCATGGCCGGCGTGCTGAATGCGCGGCGTTGCTACGGCGCTTCCATGGCCGGGATCTCCATGCCCGCTTCGGAACACTCGGCCATGACGGCATGGGGCGTCGATCGGGAGGTCGATGCCTATCGGAACATGATAGAGCGTTTTGCCGGCAGCGGCGATTTCGCGGTCGTTTCCGATAGTTTCGACATCGACCATGCCGTTTCGGATGTATGGGGCAGGACATTGCGCGACGAGGTGAGAGCCTCCGGCGGACGGCTCTTCATCCGGCCCGATAGCGGCGACCCGATCGAAACGCCGGTGCATGTCATCAAGCAGCTCGACTACCGCTTCGGCTCGACCTTGAACGGCAAGGGGTACAAGGTTCTGGACAAATCCGTGCGCGTTTTGCAGGGAGACGGTGTTTCCAATGCCGATGTCAGCCAGATTCTCGGCCGGCTGGAAGCGTTCGGCTTTTCTGCCGAAAATATCCGCTTCGGCATGGGAAGCAGCCTTCTGCAGAAGGTAAACCGGGATACCTATTCCTTTGCCATGAAGACAAATGCGCGGCAGGACGATCAAGGCCATTGGCATGACGTGTTCAAACGTCCCGCTACGATGAACGTCAAGGCGTCGAAAGCCGGTCGCCAGGCCGTGGTAGAGGGGCCAAGTGGACTGGAGGCTGTCCGGCTGGATGAGCTGAAGGCCCGTTATAATCATCTCCAGCCGGTCTGGCGCGATGGCGCGCTTCTGAAGGACTGGAATTTCGAGGAAATTCGCGCCCGGGCGTGA
- a CDS encoding DUF6665 family protein, whose product MTVRPPQSLSHSFSRESSLNLLEYEMMSERADALGRHGLKVEKAIAALSALADSATSPDRREALLNAAADEVWAFFIQREICGLRSNRDAVERYGIPKEVLARLGVVRKS is encoded by the coding sequence ATGACGGTTCGCCCGCCGCAATCCCTGTCGCATTCTTTTTCCAGGGAGAGCAGCCTCAACCTTCTGGAATACGAGATGATGTCCGAGCGCGCCGACGCGCTTGGCCGGCACGGCTTGAAAGTGGAAAAGGCCATAGCGGCGCTGAGTGCGCTTGCCGACAGTGCCACGTCGCCGGACCGGCGGGAGGCACTGCTGAATGCCGCCGCCGACGAGGTATGGGCCTTCTTCATTCAGAGGGAAATCTGCGGCCTGCGCTCGAACCGCGATGCCGTCGAGAGATATGGCATTCCAAAGGAGGTGCTGGCTCGACTAGGCGTAGTTCGTAAGTCTTGA